The DNA region GTAAAATGCACAAATTCCAGCATAATATCTGCTCCTAGAATCTGACCGGTTTTTGGATTCACCAAACTTGGTCCATAACCTCCAAATGGCGGATTAGGAGAAGAAGTCCAACGCAAAACGTTATACTGTAGATCGCCGGCATCCCAAGTGGCATCGTCGGGTTGTTGCTTTACTACTATTGCATTTTTAAAGCCTGCTTTTTCAAAAGCTTTGTTCCACTGCAAAACACCTTCTTTTATCGTTTCTCGCCATTCTACTGGGGTAGAATTTTCCATCCACCAAACAATAGGCTCAACGGGCTCTGAAATTTCCAATTCAGGATTTTTCTTTTTTAGGTGCCAGCGGTGTATAATATCCCGATAGGGGGTTGTACTCGTAGATGTTTGGTCGTCTACTTGAGTCATAAAATAGCCAACACGAGGGTCGTCAAACCTAACTTGGTAATCGTTTTCAGGTATAGAAATCAAGCTGTGGTATACTTTTATACTTACGTTCCGTGCATCAGCAACCGCATTAGAGCCATTGTTTGTTGGCTGGGGTGTAGAGTAAACATATTCAATAACCAAATCGGTATTTTTTGAGTAGTTTTTAATCTTCCTAATTTTAGTTTTCTCTTTGCTTAAACTTCCTAATTTAAACGCCGATGAAGAATTTTTTGGGTTTGATGGAGGTTTAATTTGAGACCATGTTTCCTTTAAAAAGAGGTCGTCTGCTTTTATCAGGTACAAGCCTTTTTCTGTGTCCTGAGATTCTATTTTGATACTCGCCAATACCCCTTGACTGATGTTAGCATCCTTAGATTTGGATAAGGCATTTTCCGGGTCAAAGTAAAACGAAGTATTTTGTGTAATAAATTCAATCGTATTGAAGTATTTTTCAATTTTGAACACTTTAGAGCCTCTATAAGAGCCACGATTCATTCGGCCAGCATCCATAACTCCATCGGCAATTTGGCTAAAATAAATGTACTCTTTACCTATTTGGTCTTCAGAAATTACGAGTTGTATAGATCCTGTGATGGTATCTTGATAAATAGGAAAAAGCCCGTCTATTTTTTTGCTGGATTTTACCAGTTCGGCAATGCTTTTTGCCTTACCCGTTTTTTCGGCAGTGGTTACAGACTCTGTTTTGTCCTCCTTTTTTCTTTTCTTTTTTTTGTTTTGGGCGTCGAGGTTAGTTGGAGAAAGCACAAAACAAATTGCAAATATCATGCAGGCCCAAATTAGGCTACGCTTTTTTGAAATCATTTTTTATAATTATTTGAATTAGTCGCTCTAAAAATAGTTATAATTTAAAGGGACAGAACCAAAATAAAAGTTAAAAAATGAAAACAGAATTGACACCAGCTGTTTAATTTCGGTATATTTAACCATTATGATAAAAGACATTAAAATTGCCGTGTTGATTGATGGCGACAATATCCCGTCAAAGTACATTAGCGAAATGATGGAAGAAATCACCAAATATGGCACCCCCACTATAAAACGAATTTACGGTGATTGGACCAAACCATACCTCACCAAATGGAAAAAAGTTTTGCTCGAGCATGCTATAAACCCGATACAACAATACAGTTATACCAGTGGAAAAAATGCCACAGACTCGGCTATGATTATTGATGCCATGGATATTTTGTATTCTGAAAAAGTGAACGGTTTTTGTTTGGTATCATCCGATAGTGATTTTACGAAACTGGCCACCAGATTGCGCGAGGCAGGAATGGTGGTTTATGGAATGGGGGAAAAGAAAACGCCCGACCCGTTTATCGTGGCTTGCGATAAATTTATCTATTTGGAAATTTTAGGAGGAAGCGATGAAAACGATAAAGATGAAAAAGGGCGTAAACGAAAAAAATCGAACTTATATAATATTACCCCAAAAGTTATTAAACTACTGAAAAACTCCGTTGATGATGCGGCAGATGATGATGGCTGGGCGTTTTTAGGCGATGTTGGCACATTAATCATAAAGAAGCAGCCTAATTTCGATTCGCGTAATTTTGGTTTCCAAAAGTTGACACCGTTGTTTAAATCGTTACCGCAATTTGAATTGGAAGAGCGTAACCAATCCAACTCCAGATTTAAGTTGATTTATGTTAGAAATGTTAAGTCTAGGTAATAAATATTCAGTTTTTCAATATTAAAATTTTCAAAATGCCTTTTAAGATTAAGCTTTCCCTATTCTTTCTTTTTGGATTTTTTTTAACAAAATTTGCTGGAAAAATGATAATGACTAAAATGAGGGAATGGCATCAAAGAAACAATCCCCAAATATTTGATAAAGCACCTTGGATGTTTAAGTTCGGGGATTGGTTCTTCAATTTCTCATCACTGATGTGCATCATATATATTTTAATGATTTGGTTTGGATTTGTAACACTTCCAGATAACTAATTAAGAAAAGATAAATTAAAAACGAGTTAAGTTTTTCTAAAACTCTTGTCGTATAGTTATTTATAACTCACCAAGAATTTTATCCATCACCCAACTGGTATGCAATGCAGTCTCACCCGTTGAAGGGTGTTTCATTTTATCTAAAATTAAATCATTGCGAAGGTTTTCAACATGGTATTGCTGAATGTGTTTTGGGTTTTCAATAAATAATTCTTCGCTTTTATCATCAGCTTTTAAAATAATCGGGTTTTCATGAAATACCGAAAATTCAATGGTGCCTTTGCTGCCATAAATAGTGGTTTTGTCCAGGTGACCATTGCAACCAAAATTCCAAACCCCAGAACCGGTCACGCCCGATTCGTGCAACCATGAAGCCGTTACGGCATCTTTTGCAGAATACAGTTTTTGTTGGTTTAGACTAATGCCCTTGGCTTCCTTAAAATCGCCCAAGAGAAAAGCGAATAAATCTAAGCCATGGCTGGCTAAATCGTCAAAATATCCAGCAGGAGCTATTTTGGCGTCAGTACGCCAGTTGTAAGCTTTAAGTGCATCGGTTTCACTGGCAGGTTTGCTTAAATGCGAACTGATATGCCTCACATCGCCAATAAATCCAGCATCGAGCCATTCCTTCACCTTTAAAAATCGAGGAAGCGATCTTCGGTAGTAAGCTACGAATAGTGGTAAGTTTTTATTTTTAAACGCCTCAACAATCTCCAGACTTTCAGAGTACCTTGGCGATAAAGGTTTTTCAATACAGCATGGTTTACCGGCTTCAGCTACTTTTAAGGCATATTTTTTATGGGTGTCGGGTGGGGTAGCGATATAAACGGCATCAACATTATGGTCGTTTATCAGTGCATCGGCATCTGTGTAAATGGTTTCTATATTATGGCGCTTGGCGTAATCTTTCAATTTTTCTTTATCCCTGCGCATTACTGCTGCAATGGAAAACCCATCGGTTAATTGGTATGGCGGGCCACTTTTTACTTCGGTAACATTACCACAGCCAATAATGCCCCATTTTATGGTTTTATTATTTTCCACAGATTTGTTTTTTTTGATTGTCACTGATAAAAAAAGAGTGCTTAAAAAAGCACTCTGTAAAAATATAGTTTATTCCGCTGATTCTTCCATGGTGTGGTACACGTTCTGTACGTCGTCATCCTCTTCCAGTTTTTCCAAGAGTTTTTCAACATCTTCAGCTTGCTCTGGGGTAAGTTGTTTTGTTACCTGCGGAATACGCTCAAATCCAGACGACAAAATTTCAATGTCTCGTTTTTCCAATTCGGCCTGAATGGCACCAAAACTTTCAAAAGGGGCGTAAATTAAAATGCCATCATCATCGGCAAATACTTCTTCGGCACCGAAATCGATAAATTCCAGCTCAATTTCTTCAGGATCTAATCCTTCAGCATTAATTCTAAAATTACAGGTGTGGTCGAACATAAAAACCACCGAACCCGATGTGCCCAAACTGCCATCGCATTTGTTAAAATAACTGCGCACATTGGCTACGGTTCTGGTATTGTTATCGGTTGCCGTTTCAACCAAGACAGCTATACCGTGCGGTGCATAGCCTTCAAAAACCACTTCTTTATAATCGCCCTGACTTTTATCGCTGGCTCGTTTTATGGCACGCTCAATATTGTCTTTTGGCATATTTACAGACTTGGCGTTTTGTATTACCGCCCTTAAACGCGAGTTGCTGTCTGGATCTGGCCCACCTTCCTTAACGGCCATTACAATATCTTTACCAATACGTGTAAAGGCTTTGCTCATGGCAGACCAACGTTTCATTTTTCTTGCTTTTCTAAACTCAAAAGCTCTTCCCATAATTAAAAATGTTTATTCTTCTGTCCCTGTAAAGGAGTGGATTATATTGTTTCGCAAATTTAAAAATCTACCGACCAAAAACAAACTATTATTCGTCTTCGGGCTCTACAATATTTTCGATGGCTTCGGCCAATTTAAAGTCTTTATCGGTAACTCCGCCAGCATCATGGGTAGATAACGAAATAGAAAGCACATTATACACATTGCTCCAATTGGGGTGGTGGTTTAATGCTTCGCACTCAAAAGCAATACGGCTCATGGCGCTAAAGCAATCCTTAAAATTTTCAAATTCGAATTCTGCGTGAAGGGCATTATCAAAGTATTCCCAATCTGGAAATCGAAGTAATTTTTTTTCTATGTCTTGTTCTGAAAGTTTGCTCATAATATTGTGTTTTGTTTAAAAGTAGTGATTTAAGCACTTCCAGTCAACTTATTTTTAATTCCGTTAAAATATCCTGACTCATTAGCTGTAGATGATTGGGCAGCTTGTTAGTTTTTGGCAGAACAGCCAGATAACGGTCATCATTTGTGGTGTAAACTTGCTTAAAAATCGGGAGCTTTTTTACATCAAGATGTTCAATAATTTCTTTGATAAAATCGTCGTGGTGCACCAAATCATTGCTTCCCAGATGGAAAATACCGCATTTGTTTCGGTTTATGATATAATGAATTTGTTGTGTGACTTTCGAGTCGGTGGTTACATTCATGATTAAATTTGGGAAAATTTCAATCGGTTCGTCGGTATTTATGTTCTGGATAATTTCCTGCACTCGGGGCGATTGTGCTCCAAAAACCATAGGCAACCTTAAAATAGAAACTTGCTTTTTGGGCAATCGCAACAACATGTTTTCAATTTTTATTTTGAAATGCCCATAAATACTGTTGCTATAGGTTTTATCGTCTTCGTAACTTGGGTATTTGGAGTAGGCATCAAACACGTTGGCTGACGATAAAAACAGCAACCTCACTTTCTTGGCGAACACATATTCGGCCAAATGTTGATGCATCAATACTTGTTTTGAAAAATCACCACGCAAAGCGGAAACAATCACCGTAGGGCGAACCAAATCCAATATTTCG from Tamlana crocina includes:
- a CDS encoding NYN domain-containing protein, which codes for MIKDIKIAVLIDGDNIPSKYISEMMEEITKYGTPTIKRIYGDWTKPYLTKWKKVLLEHAINPIQQYSYTSGKNATDSAMIIDAMDILYSEKVNGFCLVSSDSDFTKLATRLREAGMVVYGMGEKKTPDPFIVACDKFIYLEILGGSDENDKDEKGRKRKKSNLYNITPKVIKLLKNSVDDAADDDGWAFLGDVGTLIIKKQPNFDSRNFGFQKLTPLFKSLPQFELEERNQSNSRFKLIYVRNVKSR
- a CDS encoding Gfo/Idh/MocA family oxidoreductase, giving the protein MENNKTIKWGIIGCGNVTEVKSGPPYQLTDGFSIAAVMRRDKEKLKDYAKRHNIETIYTDADALINDHNVDAVYIATPPDTHKKYALKVAEAGKPCCIEKPLSPRYSESLEIVEAFKNKNLPLFVAYYRRSLPRFLKVKEWLDAGFIGDVRHISSHLSKPASETDALKAYNWRTDAKIAPAGYFDDLASHGLDLFAFLLGDFKEAKGISLNQQKLYSAKDAVTASWLHESGVTGSGVWNFGCNGHLDKTTIYGSKGTIEFSVFHENPIILKADDKSEELFIENPKHIQQYHVENLRNDLILDKMKHPSTGETALHTSWVMDKILGEL
- a CDS encoding YebC/PmpR family DNA-binding transcriptional regulator — its product is MGRAFEFRKARKMKRWSAMSKAFTRIGKDIVMAVKEGGPDPDSNSRLRAVIQNAKSVNMPKDNIERAIKRASDKSQGDYKEVVFEGYAPHGIAVLVETATDNNTRTVANVRSYFNKCDGSLGTSGSVVFMFDHTCNFRINAEGLDPEEIELEFIDFGAEEVFADDDGILIYAPFESFGAIQAELEKRDIEILSSGFERIPQVTKQLTPEQAEDVEKLLEKLEEDDDVQNVYHTMEESAE
- a CDS encoding 4a-hydroxytetrahydrobiopterin dehydratase, whose product is MSKLSEQDIEKKLLRFPDWEYFDNALHAEFEFENFKDCFSAMSRIAFECEALNHHPNWSNVYNVLSISLSTHDAGGVTDKDFKLAEAIENIVEPEDE
- a CDS encoding sugar nucleotide-binding protein, with translation MGRSENNKHRILIIGASGFLGGAIYKELCPYFKTYGTYNVSNKSFEKNQHFFQFNIEEDDIYEILDLVRPTVIVSALRGDFSKQVLMHQHLAEYVFAKKVRLLFLSSANVFDAYSKYPSYEDDKTYSNSIYGHFKIKIENMLLRLPKKQVSILRLPMVFGAQSPRVQEIIQNINTDEPIEIFPNLIMNVTTDSKVTQQIHYIINRNKCGIFHLGSNDLVHHDDFIKEIIEHLDVKKLPIFKQVYTTNDDRYLAVLPKTNKLPNHLQLMSQDILTELKIS